A segment of the Sulfurovum indicum genome:
TTAAGCTGTTCTGTAAAGAGAGGTGTCAAAATACGCATAAATCCTGCTAAAACTGTCAAGTCAGGTTGATAGTGCTGTAAACGCTTAACCACTTCAGCATCAAATGCCTCTCTACTGTCATACCCTTTGGAATCGATGGTCTCCAGAGGTATCCCGGCTTCTACTGCGATTTTTCTTCCTTCGGCATTGGGGTTGTTTGTCAAGGCAACAACCACCTCCAGTTCTTTTTGATGTAATGTGTTGACAATATAGGCAAAGTTTGTGCCTTTACCACTGAAAAGTACGGCTATTTTCTTCATGGCGGTATTGTAGCAAAATATTCTACGTTTCCCGCAGATACGATCACCTCAGAAGTTAAATCTTCATGAAAATATAGTTGTTTTTGTCCTGCGACACGATTATTTCTGTGACATTTCAAGATACTGTATCGCATCGATCAGGTCTGTCGGGAGTATTGCATAAGAAGCACCTTTATAGTTCTGTGCTGCCAGAGTAAGTGTGAGTGAACCTTGTATAGCTGCTTCCAGTCCGGTATATCCCTGTGCAAGCAGTGCGGCAATCAGCCCCGAGAGTACATCACCGCTGCCTCCTTTGCTTAGTACCGATGTCCCAAGCGGATTGATATAGAGCCGTTCTTCCTGCATAATGAGCATATTGGCCCCCTTAAGCAGCAGTGTTACATGCGGATACCTTGCATTGAACTTTCTTACCATTTCAAAACGGTTGCACTGTATCTCGTCTACACTGATCTCCTCACCGTTTATTTGACTCCAAAGTACAGAAAACTCTTTAGGATGCGGTGTAATAACCACTTCACGTTCGTTCTGTTCCAGAATACCAAGCAGCTCTTTTGAGTAGAAGGCATCTGCATCAAGCACGATCGGCAAATGGCTCTTAATGACATACTTGTCCAGGAACTCCTGGTCAAAGTGTGCACCAAGGCCCATACCTATGGCCAGTGCCGTTGCCGATGAAGGCACAACCGTTGTATGCATTAAAAATGGCGGTTGAGAGACCTTTTCATGTACGATCAGTGTTGTCAGACCCGCACCAAAACGACTGGCAGCCATCCCGGCTATAATGCCTGCCCCCTCTTTCTCCCCACAGAAGACAGCAGCATGTCCAAATGTTCCTTTATGAGTTGATGCTGCAGTCCGGATCGGCAGCTGAAGATCTGAGGCATCCAGTACAAATGTATCACTTTGGTCTTCATACCTCTCTCTACTGACCCCCAGATCGGTACACACGATCTCTCCGACCATATCTTTACTCTCATCAAGATAAAGGCTCTCTTTAAGCGCTCCCATCGTTATGGTCACATCCGCGTCAAAAGCAAACGGCATCAATCTACCGTCACTTCCCACACCTGTAGGCACATCACATGCAAGCTTGAAGCCGTTGAGGGCATTAAGTCTGTGAAGAAGCTGCTGCGTTGCCTCATCAAGCCGGCGATTCAAACCGGCACCAAAAAGCGCATCGACGATCACATCAGCCTCTTTTGGCTCATCACAAAGTGATATGCCAAGCTTTTGTACGCGCTCAAGCTGTAATCTTGCCATAGGCGATTTCACACCAAACGGCATATAAAGATGGACCTCATAAGCACCAAAAAGCTGACGTGCTAGGACAATACCGTCTGCACCGTTATTCCCGGGACCGGAAACAATCAGTACGGACGCACCTTCCTCAAAGCGGCCTTTGATATACTCTGCCATTCCTCTTGCAGCATGCTCCATAAGAATATCTTCATTTAACCCGTATTGTTCATAGCATTTTTGATCCAGTGCATAACAGGACTTGAATAGTTTCCGCATCTGTATATCTCCTTTGTTTCTTACATATTTTAGCACAAATTAAAATTGTTTGGGTATAATCCATTTCTATTTTATCGCTTTTGCCAAAATAGGAAATCAGGAACTTGGATAACCAGTCACTCTGTGACATCTTATCTGAGGTCAGACCCATGGCAAAAAATTTTGATAAGGAAGGGGGTGCTTTGATATGCCAGGAATTAAACTTACTCCACGTGACTCTTTTGATGATGCGTACAGAAAATTCAAAAGACAGTGTGACAGAAACCTTATCGTGACTGAAGCAAGAGCTAGACAGCACTACGAGACAAAGACTGAAAAGAGAAAGAAAGAGAAGATCGCTACCCGCAAGAAGATCCTCAAGAAACTTTTCATGCTCAGAAGATACGAGTCAAGACTGTAATAACAGTTCTTTGGCAGAGCGTCAGCTCTGTCACTCGATACCACTTTTTTACTACAAACCCTGTAAAACATTTCCAAACTCATTACAACTTAGACAACTTTTTGATAGAATATCCCATCAGTATATTAACGACTCTTGTTAATTATAAATTCAAAACCGAAGGTTTCCCTATGACATTTACTGCCCCCTTACAAAAAGATGCTATCAAGATCATGCTGCTTGGTTCGGGAGAACTGGGTAAAGAGGTTGCCATCGAAGCCCAAAGGCTCGGCATCGAAGTGATCGCCGTGGACAAATATGAGAATGCCCCTGCCCATCTTGTCTCAAACAGAAGCTATACGATCAATATGCAGGATGAAGCTGCCGTTCTTGAAGTGATCAAAAAGGAGCATCCGACTTACATCCTGCCCGAAGTAGAAGCCATCTCGATCTCCGCACTCTTTGAAGCAGAAAAACGCGGTTTTCATGTCATTCCAAATGCCGAAGCAGTCAACAAGACGATGAACCGAAAGAATATCCGTGTCTTTGCTGCAGAAACACTTGGGCTTAAAACCTCAAAGTATGAATTTGTCACAACCCTTGAAGGACTCAAAGCTGCCGCAGAGCGTATGGGCTTTCCTTGTGTCATCAAGCCTGTAATGAGCTCTTCGGGACACGGGCAGAGCATTGCAAAAACACCCGATGATATTGAAAAATCATGGGAGATCGCAAAAGAGGCCCGCGGAGATGCATCTGAACTCATTGTCGAAGAGTTCGTTCCTTTTGATTACGAGATCACACTCCTGACTGTGCGCAACGAAACAGGTACTGTCTTTTGTAAGCCCATTGGTCACATACAAAAAGACGGGGACTTCATCCTCTCCTGGCAGCCAATGCCTATGAGTAATGCTGCCCTTGAGAAAGCGCAGGATATCGCCAAAGCAGTTACAGACGGACTTGGCGGCCGCGGGATCTTCGGTGTCGAATTTTTTGTCAAAGGAGAAGAAGTCTATTTCTCAGAGCTGAGCCCGCGCCCGCATGATACAGGGATGGTTACGCTCATAACCCAAAGCCAGAGCGAATTTGCCCTGCATGTACGCGCTGTCCTGGGACTGCCGCTTGACTTTACCTTCTACGGTGCTGGTGCCTGTGGAGCTTACAAAGCAAAGAATGAAAGCTGCACACCGGTACTTGATATCCCCGATGATGCCTTTACGGCAAACAGTTTCGTGCGTGTCTTTGGAAAACCTGAATCACACATCGGCCGTCGTATGGCTGTCAGTCTTGTACTTGACAACGATGTCGAAGCAGCTAAAACACGTGCTACACAGATCATTTCACAGATCGATGACCACTAAGCAGTTCACACTGACTCTCCCTCCCCTTTCCCGGGGTATGCACCTGATCACAGAACAGATCGAAGCGAAGATCAAAGGCGGTATCTCCATCGGTTTGGCACATCTTTTTCTCCAGCACACCAGTGCCTCACTCTGTATCAACGAGAATATCGACCCGACCGTACGCAGCGATGCGGAAACCTTTTTAAATGACCTTGTGCCTGAAGATTATCCGAAGTTCCGCCATACTTACGAAGGAAGTGACGATATGCCTGCTCATTTGAAGAATATGTTTCTGGGCACTTCATTGACAATTCCCATAACTCATGGTAAGCTTGCTTTAGGTACATGGCAGGGGATATACCTTTTCGAACACAGGGATCATGCCGGAAGCAGAGCCATTATCATAACACTGCAAGGAGATTAGAGATGCGAAAACAGATCGTCATACTCGATATGCTAACACTCGGAGAAGACCTTGATCTTACAGTACTTGAAAAGTTCGGTGACGTAAGAGCCTATAAGAACAGTACGGTTGACGCAACTCTTGAGCGTATACAAAACGCGGATATCGTAATCAGCAACAAAGCCGTACTTACTGAGGAGATGATGCAAAAGTCACCAAAACTTGCATTGATCTGTATCGCTGCAACAGGGATGAACAATGTCGATCTCAATGCTGCCCAAAAACTTGGGATCGCCGTTAAAAATGTTGCCGGCTACTCTACCCAGTCTGTCGTACAACATACCTTCGGCATGCTCTTCTATCTTCTAGAACATCTCAATTACTATAATGATGCTGTACAGACAGGTCTTTGGAGTATGTCGGGTCTCTTTACAGATCTCAGCCATCCTTTTCATGAGATTTCCGGGAAAAAATGGGGAATTATCGGTATGGGGACCATCGGCAAGGAGGTCGCTAAAGTAGCTACAGCCTTTGGCGCAAAGATCAGTTACTACTCTACCAGCGGAGACAATCTCGACCAACCATATATCAACCAGCCTCTTGATGTACTTTTAAGTACCAGTGATATCATATCCATACATGCGCCGCTCAATGAGAAAACCTATGCCCTGATAAATGAGACCAATCTACCTCTTCTCAAAAAGAAAGCTGTCCTGCTCAACCTTGGCCGAGGAGGGATCATTAATGAAACTGACCTTGCATATGAGCTTGACAGACGGGAGATCTATGCAGGACTGGATGTACTGGAAAAAGAGCCTCTTGATCCACACAACCGACTCAATCAGATAGAGCATAAAGAGAGACTGCTTATAACCCCTCATATCGCATGGACAAGCATTGAAGCGAGAAAAAGACTGCTTGAGGGTATTGTTGCAAACATCAAATCATTTTTGGAGAATAAACGATGAAACTGCTTCTGTCATCAACTATAGTGAAGAGTAACAGTAATAAAAATACATTGGTTTTCCTCTATAACTATCCACTATCACAATACACTTTGTTTCAAAAGGAAACTCTATGATAGACGTACTCATTATCGGGTCCGGCGGTGCCGGACTCTCTGCTGCACTTGCCGCCAAAGAAGCCGGAGCATCAGTACTTGTCGTCGGGAAAATGTACCCGACCAACTCCCAGACTTCTATGGCACAGGGAGGGATGAATGCCTCACTTGGCAATATGGGTGAAGATCATATCTCTCTGCACGTTCAGGATACTGTGAAATCCGCCAAAGGTCTTTGCGATGAAGATATGGTACGCCATATGTGCGCAGATGCTCCCAAAACCATTGCGTGGCTTGAAAAACTGGGCGTTCCGTTTAGTCGTATCAATAAAGAAGCTCTGCAAAATGATAGAGACCCTAACGCTTCACTAAAAACAATTGCCCAGCGGCAACTCGGTGGTGCTTCGGCAAAACGTGCCTGTTATGCACAGGACTATACCGGACTGAAGATCCTGCATACACTGTATGATACCTGTCTTAAAGAGGGAATCAACTTCCTGGATGAACACTTTCTTCTTAATCTCATCGTACCTGAAGATACAGTAAAAGGCGCTACTTTTCTTGATATCCGTACAGGAGAGGTCAAACAGATCGATGCCAAGTCCGTGATACTTGCTACAGGCGGATACGCAGGCATCTATCACGGTTTTACGACCAATATGTACGGAGCCAGCGGCGATGGTGCTGCTGCGGTACTTCGTGCAGGCGGTGCCGTAAGCGATATGGAGTTCATACAGTTCCATCCTACTGCACTCAAACATTCCTGCATTCTTGTCAGCGAGAGTGCCCGGGGAGAGGGCGGATACCTGCTCAATGAAGCAGGGGATCGGTTCATCGATGAACTCAAGCCGCGTGATGAAGTGGCACGCGCCATCTTTTCACAGATCCAGGCAGGGCAACATGTCTATTTGGATGTACGCCATTTGGGAGAAGAAAAACTGACCGAGCTGCTTCCCCAGGAGGTGGAACTATGTAAACTGCATGAACATGTAGACCCTGCGCATGAGCTTATCCCCATCAAACCAGTAGCCCACTACTCCATGGGCGGAATTGATGTTGACTATGCTCTTGAGGTAAATGGTATCAAAGGATGTTTTGCCGCAGGAGAGTGCTCCAATGCCAAAGTGCATGGAGCCAACCGTCTTGGTGGAAATTCTCTGCTTGAGATCACTGCATTTGGGCGCTTTGCAGGGGAAAATGCCTATAAACACAGTATCTATGCCAGTTCAAAACCTGCAGATGAAACACAACTTCAAAAAGACCGCAGAGAGATAGCTTCTATTTTCTCCAAAAAAAGCAGTATCAGCTTCTACAGTTACAGAGAAAAGCTGGGGAGCCTCTTCTATAAAAAAGTAGGGATCATCCGTGAGAACTCCCGACTCCAGGAAGCACTTGAAGAGGTAATTTCAATGCAGATAGCACAAAAAGAGATGGGGATCACAGACAAAAACAAAACCAATAACCAAAACCTCATAGAGTTTCTGGAGTTCCAAAACACTCTGCTTCTGGCACCTGCCATCATCTCTGCCGCTATTGCCAGAGACGAAAGCCGCGGGGCACACTACAAAGTCGGATTTGAAGAAGAAGACGAA
Coding sequences within it:
- the purN gene encoding phosphoribosylglycinamide formyltransferase; its protein translation is MKKIAVLFSGKGTNFAYIVNTLHQKELEVVVALTNNPNAEGRKIAVEAGIPLETIDSKGYDSREAFDAEVVKRLQHYQPDLTVLAGFMRILTPLFTEQLKAINLHPSLLPRHKGLHAIQKSYHDAYATGGVSVHFVTSELDGGEIVLQKEICKTGLDLESYEKKIRTIEKEALAEAIMKVLGSS
- a CDS encoding NAD(P)H-hydrate dehydratase — translated: MRKLFKSCYALDQKCYEQYGLNEDILMEHAARGMAEYIKGRFEEGASVLIVSGPGNNGADGIVLARQLFGAYEVHLYMPFGVKSPMARLQLERVQKLGISLCDEPKEADVIVDALFGAGLNRRLDEATQQLLHRLNALNGFKLACDVPTGVGSDGRLMPFAFDADVTITMGALKESLYLDESKDMVGEIVCTDLGVSRERYEDQSDTFVLDASDLQLPIRTAASTHKGTFGHAAVFCGEKEGAGIIAGMAASRFGAGLTTLIVHEKVSQPPFLMHTTVVPSSATALAIGMGLGAHFDQEFLDKYVIKSHLPIVLDADAFYSKELLGILEQNEREVVITPHPKEFSVLWSQINGEEISVDEIQCNRFEMVRKFNARYPHVTLLLKGANMLIMQEERLYINPLGTSVLSKGGSGDVLSGLIAALLAQGYTGLEAAIQGSLTLTLAAQNYKGASYAILPTDLIDAIQYLEMSQK
- the rpsU gene encoding 30S ribosomal protein S21, whose amino-acid sequence is MPGIKLTPRDSFDDAYRKFKRQCDRNLIVTEARARQHYETKTEKRKKEKIATRKKILKKLFMLRRYESRL
- the purT gene encoding formate-dependent phosphoribosylglycinamide formyltransferase, whose protein sequence is MTFTAPLQKDAIKIMLLGSGELGKEVAIEAQRLGIEVIAVDKYENAPAHLVSNRSYTINMQDEAAVLEVIKKEHPTYILPEVEAISISALFEAEKRGFHVIPNAEAVNKTMNRKNIRVFAAETLGLKTSKYEFVTTLEGLKAAAERMGFPCVIKPVMSSSGHGQSIAKTPDDIEKSWEIAKEARGDASELIVEEFVPFDYEITLLTVRNETGTVFCKPIGHIQKDGDFILSWQPMPMSNAALEKAQDIAKAVTDGLGGRGIFGVEFFVKGEEVYFSELSPRPHDTGMVTLITQSQSEFALHVRAVLGLPLDFTFYGAGACGAYKAKNESCTPVLDIPDDAFTANSFVRVFGKPESHIGRRMAVSLVLDNDVEAAKTRATQIISQIDDH
- a CDS encoding secondary thiamine-phosphate synthase enzyme YjbQ, translating into MHLITEQIEAKIKGGISIGLAHLFLQHTSASLCINENIDPTVRSDAETFLNDLVPEDYPKFRHTYEGSDDMPAHLKNMFLGTSLTIPITHGKLALGTWQGIYLFEHRDHAGSRAIIITLQGD
- a CDS encoding D-2-hydroxyacid dehydrogenase — encoded protein: MRKQIVILDMLTLGEDLDLTVLEKFGDVRAYKNSTVDATLERIQNADIVISNKAVLTEEMMQKSPKLALICIAATGMNNVDLNAAQKLGIAVKNVAGYSTQSVVQHTFGMLFYLLEHLNYYNDAVQTGLWSMSGLFTDLSHPFHEISGKKWGIIGMGTIGKEVAKVATAFGAKISYYSTSGDNLDQPYINQPLDVLLSTSDIISIHAPLNEKTYALINETNLPLLKKKAVLLNLGRGGIINETDLAYELDRREIYAGLDVLEKEPLDPHNRLNQIEHKERLLITPHIAWTSIEARKRLLEGIVANIKSFLENKR
- a CDS encoding FAD-dependent oxidoreductase, coding for MIDVLIIGSGGAGLSAALAAKEAGASVLVVGKMYPTNSQTSMAQGGMNASLGNMGEDHISLHVQDTVKSAKGLCDEDMVRHMCADAPKTIAWLEKLGVPFSRINKEALQNDRDPNASLKTIAQRQLGGASAKRACYAQDYTGLKILHTLYDTCLKEGINFLDEHFLLNLIVPEDTVKGATFLDIRTGEVKQIDAKSVILATGGYAGIYHGFTTNMYGASGDGAAAVLRAGGAVSDMEFIQFHPTALKHSCILVSESARGEGGYLLNEAGDRFIDELKPRDEVARAIFSQIQAGQHVYLDVRHLGEEKLTELLPQEVELCKLHEHVDPAHELIPIKPVAHYSMGGIDVDYALEVNGIKGCFAAGECSNAKVHGANRLGGNSLLEITAFGRFAGENAYKHSIYASSKPADETQLQKDRREIASIFSKKSSISFYSYREKLGSLFYKKVGIIRENSRLQEALEEVISMQIAQKEMGITDKNKTNNQNLIEFLEFQNTLLLAPAIISAAIARDESRGAHYKVGFEEEDEDFKKHIVLQWKRDNQEGESTL